The Chryseobacterium nakagawai genome has a segment encoding these proteins:
- a CDS encoding siderophore-interacting protein: MPSLPKWINDTVENVWSSKFKDCKVIHIEVISQNLHLVRFETDLQDIQVEPAYAIGIRINDRDFRNYSPFNFNREAGTFEVLFHIHDTSAVGSRFVASLSIGDSIKILMPRGKRFFEPDAKIHFSIGDETSLGSSISIKEAVEECGSSFICLHELEESQALESLNLYGYHSPKNSTMRIIEALTDFLREERETIYNDDAIFYLTGNGERMSLIKKFLKAKGVSARCIRSQAYWIEGKKGL; the protein is encoded by the coding sequence ATGCCAAGTTTACCAAAATGGATCAACGATACGGTAGAAAACGTATGGTCTTCAAAATTTAAAGATTGTAAAGTCATTCATATAGAAGTTATTTCACAAAACCTTCACCTTGTACGTTTTGAAACCGATTTACAGGATATTCAGGTTGAACCTGCTTATGCTATCGGAATTAGAATCAATGACAGGGATTTTAGGAATTATTCACCCTTCAATTTTAATAGAGAAGCGGGAACGTTTGAAGTTTTATTTCATATCCATGATACTTCAGCGGTGGGCAGCCGCTTTGTAGCTAGTTTATCTATTGGAGATTCGATAAAAATATTAATGCCCAGAGGAAAACGTTTTTTTGAACCGGATGCAAAAATCCATTTCTCAATAGGAGATGAAACTTCATTAGGAAGTTCCATTTCTATCAAAGAAGCTGTAGAAGAGTGCGGTTCTTCGTTCATCTGTCTTCATGAGCTGGAAGAATCTCAGGCTTTGGAAAGCCTCAATTTATATGGCTATCACAGTCCTAAAAACAGCACTATGAGAATTATAGAAGCCTTAACCGATTTTTTGAGAGAAGAAAGGGAAACAATCTATAATGATGATGCTATTTTTTATCTTACAGGAAATGGTGAGCGCATGTCATTGATTAAAAAATTTCTTAAAGCCAAAGGAGTTTCTGCGAGATGCATCAGATCACAAGCGTATTGGATTGAAGGAAAAAAAGGATTATAA
- a CDS encoding NAD(P)H-dependent oxidoreductase, producing the protein MKKIAIINGHPNKESFNFGVAEAYKSGALEAGAEVKEITIAELDFNSNLQFGYQKRMELEPDLLNAWEIIQWADHLVWIHPIWWGGLPAQMKGFIDRLFLPGLAYKYRENSLWWDKLLKGKTAHIITTIDQPGWYYRLMYGRPSVNQLKKSTLEFCGIKPVKVTYLGIIRTSNEEQRKTWLKSVKSLGQKMK; encoded by the coding sequence ATGAAAAAAATAGCCATAATCAACGGTCACCCCAATAAAGAATCTTTCAATTTCGGAGTGGCAGAAGCTTATAAAAGCGGAGCCTTGGAAGCAGGAGCAGAAGTAAAAGAAATTACCATTGCAGAATTAGATTTTAATTCTAATTTGCAGTTTGGGTATCAAAAAAGAATGGAGCTGGAGCCGGATTTGTTGAATGCCTGGGAAATTATTCAATGGGCAGATCATCTGGTTTGGATACATCCGATTTGGTGGGGAGGCTTACCTGCTCAGATGAAAGGTTTCATCGATAGGCTCTTCCTTCCTGGATTGGCTTATAAATACAGGGAAAACTCTTTATGGTGGGATAAGCTTTTAAAAGGAAAAACCGCACATATTATCACCACAATCGATCAGCCTGGTTGGTATTACCGTTTGATGTATGGAAGACCAAGTGTGAATCAACTTAAAAAGTCAACGCTGGAATTCTGCGGAATAAAACCGGTTAAAGTAACCTATCTGGGAATCATCAGGACTTCTAATGAAGAACAGCGGAAAACATGGCTGAAGAGCGTAAAATCATTGGGACAGAAAATGAAATAG
- a CDS encoding saccharopine dehydrogenase family protein, whose protein sequence is MEHNILIIGGNGLVGKTIARILQKRNPHLNIFIGGRKGENLNKNLKIDVTDPSTFQVINDQKINLIILSVNDKSDHILKYAIAHHIDYLDITKPTPALVKAYDIAGKSEINSRIVFSSGWMGGIVPGLTNALTKDPDHIQGVKLFVYYSVKDLAGESSAHFMAENVAVPFHDYKNDKPNSIRHFLDTETFDFSFGIGKRSAYNFDVPDLYILNKVERVPNVSVKMTYNSKFITWLLGSFQYLRIFDILSLKERKMVFGSSGNGDQAVFELVVQDKTGNKKLSLQSIKGQAELTALSAVLHTEELLRNPHENNVYFSHQLHEPLSLLAQLNAYETININIAQ, encoded by the coding sequence ATGGAGCACAATATTCTGATTATTGGAGGAAACGGATTGGTGGGCAAAACGATTGCCCGTATTTTACAGAAGAGAAATCCTCATCTCAATATTTTTATTGGCGGACGTAAAGGTGAAAATTTAAATAAAAATTTAAAGATTGATGTTACTGATCCCAGTACTTTTCAGGTTATTAATGATCAAAAAATAAATCTTATCATTCTTTCTGTGAATGATAAATCTGACCATATTCTGAAATATGCTATTGCTCATCATATTGATTACCTGGATATCACCAAACCTACTCCCGCTTTGGTAAAAGCTTATGATATTGCAGGAAAATCAGAGATTAACAGTAGAATTGTTTTCAGCTCGGGCTGGATGGGTGGAATAGTACCCGGATTAACTAATGCACTAACAAAAGATCCTGATCATATTCAGGGAGTCAAGCTATTTGTATATTATTCTGTTAAAGATTTAGCTGGTGAAAGTTCTGCCCATTTTATGGCGGAGAATGTTGCCGTTCCTTTTCATGATTATAAAAATGATAAACCCAATTCTATCAGACACTTTTTAGATACGGAAACTTTTGATTTTTCTTTCGGAATCGGGAAAAGGAGTGCCTATAATTTTGATGTTCCTGATCTGTATATCCTGAACAAGGTTGAGAGAGTTCCTAATGTGAGTGTAAAAATGACTTATAATTCTAAGTTTATTACTTGGCTGTTGGGGAGTTTTCAATATCTAAGAATCTTTGATATTTTATCTTTAAAAGAAAGAAAGATGGTTTTCGGATCGAGTGGAAATGGAGATCAGGCTGTCTTTGAACTAGTAGTACAAGATAAAACAGGCAATAAAAAACTAAGTCTGCAAAGTATAAAAGGACAAGCGGAATTAACAGCTTTATCAGCGGTTCTGCATACAGAAGAATTATTGAGAAACCCCCATGAAAACAATGTGTATTTCAGTCATCAACTGCATGAGCCTTTATCATTATTGGCTCAGCTTAATGCCTATGAAACAATTAATATCAATATAGCACAATGA
- a CDS encoding Crp/Fnr family transcriptional regulator produces the protein MVRDFFRSFELFSENEIEEFLKLFEIRKVNKNEYFIQEGEKCREVAFIQSGVFRSFYLSDDGKDMTYCFRFPNTMMAAYSSFISGSLSKESMQAITDAELLILKKEKMDALIQDNLNWTKFLKMIAEQEYLELENRFFQLQRDSASQRYAALLKNYPDYIQRIPLQYLSSYLGITQRHLSRIRKEISF, from the coding sequence ATGGTACGTGATTTTTTTCGGAGTTTTGAGCTGTTCTCAGAAAATGAAATTGAAGAGTTTTTAAAGCTATTTGAAATCAGAAAAGTTAACAAGAACGAGTATTTCATTCAGGAAGGTGAAAAATGCAGAGAAGTGGCATTTATACAGTCAGGAGTCTTCCGTTCTTTCTATCTTTCTGATGACGGAAAAGATATGACCTATTGTTTCAGGTTTCCCAATACAATGATGGCTGCTTATTCATCATTTATTTCCGGAAGTTTAAGCAAAGAAAGTATGCAGGCGATTACAGATGCAGAACTGCTTATCCTGAAGAAAGAAAAAATGGATGCTCTTATCCAGGACAATCTCAACTGGACCAAATTTTTAAAGATGATTGCTGAACAGGAGTATCTTGAGCTTGAAAATAGATTTTTTCAGCTTCAGAGAGACAGTGCCAGTCAACGGTACGCGGCACTTCTTAAAAATTATCCTGATTATATTCAGAGAATTCCGTTACAGTACCTTTCTTCCTACCTTGGAATTACACAACGGCATTTAAGCCGTATCAGAAAGGAGATTTCTTTTTAG
- a CDS encoding aminopeptidase P family protein, with translation MTSKEKVAALREEMQKNNVDAFIVYSADPHMSEYLPEEWQERAWLSGFLGSAGFVVVTKDKAGLWTDGRYFTQAAIELDGSGIELFKDGIEGTPNYIDWIISEIPAGGKVAVNALAASNANWELLSQKFNSKNITLADMPLLKEVWKERGTPSTNPIFVHPVERAGKSVTDKLSAIRQKMEEQEATVHIISSLDDVAWTSNLRGSDVQSNPVFLGYIVITKNDAVLFTGLEKLDVEARKQMDDSFVKMMPYEEFYNYLKAFKNEKILVSPNSNQQIFEILKADNQFIKAPVPGNLMKAQKNETELEGFRKVMIRDGVAMVKFLYWLTHNAGKEAMNEYSIGEKLRGFRAAGENFVGESFGSIVGYKDNGAIMHYSAKEEGSKEVTNEDTILVDSGGQYLEGTTDITRTFSLGTPSEEFKRNSTLVLQGLIRLSMVKFPKGTKGVHLDAIARLPLWMEGKDFNHGTGHGVGSFMNVHEGPQNIRKDLNPQDLLPGMVCSNEPGYYLEGHYGIRHENLIAVKEAEKTIHGTFYEFETLTFCPFFKDTVVKEILSESEIAWLNDYHKTCEEKLAPHLEGEVKEWFLQLVSPL, from the coding sequence ATGACTTCAAAGGAAAAAGTTGCTGCGCTTCGCGAAGAAATGCAGAAAAATAATGTTGATGCATTTATCGTATATTCTGCAGACCCGCACATGAGTGAATACCTTCCTGAAGAATGGCAGGAAAGAGCTTGGCTTTCAGGGTTCTTAGGTTCTGCCGGTTTTGTGGTAGTCACTAAAGACAAAGCTGGGCTTTGGACAGACGGAAGATATTTTACACAAGCTGCTATTGAACTGGACGGTTCAGGAATCGAACTTTTCAAAGACGGAATAGAAGGAACTCCTAATTATATAGATTGGATTATTTCTGAAATTCCAGCCGGAGGTAAAGTGGCTGTCAATGCTTTAGCTGCTTCTAATGCCAACTGGGAACTACTTTCTCAAAAATTTAATTCAAAAAATATTACCCTTGCTGATATGCCCCTTCTAAAGGAGGTTTGGAAAGAAAGAGGGACCCCATCCACTAACCCCATCTTTGTACATCCTGTAGAAAGAGCTGGTAAATCTGTAACGGATAAACTGTCTGCCATCCGTCAAAAAATGGAAGAGCAGGAGGCAACCGTTCACATTATTTCAAGCTTAGATGATGTGGCATGGACATCCAACCTGAGAGGAAGCGATGTACAGAGCAATCCTGTATTTTTAGGATATATTGTTATCACTAAAAATGATGCAGTGCTATTCACTGGTTTGGAAAAGCTTGACGTAGAAGCCAGAAAGCAAATGGATGATTCTTTTGTGAAAATGATGCCTTACGAAGAATTTTATAACTATCTGAAAGCTTTCAAAAATGAAAAAATATTGGTTTCTCCAAACAGCAACCAGCAGATTTTTGAAATATTAAAGGCAGACAACCAATTTATCAAAGCTCCCGTACCAGGAAACCTGATGAAAGCTCAGAAAAATGAAACTGAGTTGGAAGGTTTCAGAAAAGTAATGATAAGAGATGGAGTAGCCATGGTAAAATTCCTTTACTGGCTTACTCACAATGCAGGAAAAGAAGCGATGAACGAATATTCTATCGGTGAGAAACTGAGAGGTTTCCGTGCAGCTGGTGAAAACTTTGTAGGGGAAAGTTTTGGTTCCATCGTTGGATATAAAGATAATGGGGCTATCATGCACTATTCTGCTAAAGAAGAAGGAAGCAAGGAAGTCACCAATGAAGATACGATCCTTGTAGATTCAGGAGGTCAGTATCTTGAAGGAACTACAGATATTACAAGAACTTTTTCGCTGGGAACACCTTCAGAAGAGTTCAAAAGAAACTCTACTCTGGTATTACAGGGATTGATTCGTTTATCAATGGTAAAATTCCCTAAAGGAACAAAAGGAGTACATCTTGATGCCATTGCAAGGCTTCCGTTATGGATGGAAGGTAAAGATTTCAACCATGGAACAGGCCACGGAGTGGGAAGCTTTATGAACGTTCACGAAGGGCCACAAAACATCAGAAAAGATTTAAACCCTCAGGATCTTCTTCCGGGAATGGTTTGTTCTAACGAACCTGGATACTATCTTGAAGGACATTACGGAATCCGTCATGAAAATCTTATCGCAGTGAAAGAAGCAGAGAAAACTATTCATGGAACATTTTATGAATTTGAAACATTAACGTTCTGCCCGTTTTTTAAAGACACAGTGGTAAAAGAAATCCTTTCAGAAAGTGAAATTGCATGGCTGAATGATTATCATAAAACATGTGAAGAGAAACTGGCTCCTCATTTGGAAGGAGAAGTTAAAGAATGGTTCTTACAGCTGGTAAGCCCACTTTAA
- a CDS encoding DUF6526 family protein translates to MKQQNYNNHRKFYPPHHFIYLPLLIILEILGIYKIWNDPDNQLIWILFSIVIFLLFYLAFMTRQHYALGLQNRIVILEFRQRYFEIFSKRSDETVEKLRFDQIAALRFTYDDEFKELLYRALHENISGDEIKRSIKNWKADKLRI, encoded by the coding sequence ATGAAACAGCAGAACTATAATAACCACAGAAAATTTTATCCACCTCATCATTTTATTTATCTTCCATTATTAATTATCCTGGAGATTTTAGGAATCTATAAAATCTGGAACGATCCCGATAATCAACTGATATGGATTTTATTTTCAATTGTAATTTTTCTGCTTTTTTATCTGGCATTTATGACCAGACAACATTATGCATTAGGACTTCAGAACCGTATAGTGATCCTTGAATTTAGGCAGCGATATTTTGAGATCTTTAGTAAAAGGTCTGATGAAACAGTTGAAAAATTAAGGTTTGATCAGATTGCAGCCCTAAGGTTTACCTATGATGATGAGTTTAAAGAGCTTTTGTATAGAGCTCTGCATGAAAATATTTCCGGAGATGAGATTAAAAGATCAATCAAAAATTGGAAAGCTGACAAACTCAGAATTTAA
- a CDS encoding phosphatidate cytidylyltransferase, which produces MKKWSFYSITILSLLTLTSCEAVGTIFKAGMWWGIFLVCVIVVILLLIFSKGKNS; this is translated from the coding sequence ATGAAAAAATGGAGCTTTTACAGTATTACGATATTAAGTTTGTTAACACTAACAAGTTGTGAAGCAGTAGGAACAATTTTTAAGGCCGGAATGTGGTGGGGAATTTTCTTAGTCTGTGTAATTGTAGTGATTCTTTTACTGATTTTTTCGAAGGGTAAAAACTCTTAA
- a CDS encoding DNA topoisomerase IB, producing the protein MEKNADLEIISRLKPSKIVKIMKDPEASAKAVHLIYTTDAETDGITRKKTGNRYSYYKDGEKIRDGEEITRINKLVIPPAWENVWICTLENGHLQATGFDVKKRKQYRYHPLWSALRNHTKFYRMLQFGYALPNIRLHIEQDLALRNFEKRKILALIVSLMQRTNIRIGNTIYEKLYGSFGLTTLKGKHVEIKGQKITFSFKGKKGILHHVDLRSKRLARLVQKCKDIPGRELFQYLDDEGNRHSIDSGMVNDYIKEISGDDFTAKDFRTWSGTVNALIAFKEIGYAENDTQYKKNVKEALDIVAEHLGNTNTVCRKYYVHPLVINLYENNTIKKYLDELEIIEENDGKADLTKEEKLVIKILENEKL; encoded by the coding sequence ATGGAGAAGAATGCAGATTTAGAGATCATTTCTCGCCTTAAGCCATCAAAGATTGTTAAAATCATGAAGGATCCGGAAGCTTCTGCAAAGGCGGTACATCTCATTTATACCACCGATGCAGAAACTGACGGAATCACGCGTAAAAAAACAGGGAATAGGTATTCCTATTATAAGGACGGAGAAAAAATCCGTGATGGGGAAGAAATAACTAGAATCAATAAACTGGTTATTCCTCCGGCATGGGAAAATGTATGGATCTGTACTTTGGAAAATGGCCATCTTCAGGCAACAGGTTTTGATGTTAAAAAAAGAAAGCAATACCGCTATCACCCTTTATGGAGTGCTCTAAGAAATCATACAAAATTTTACAGAATGCTTCAGTTTGGATATGCTTTACCAAACATCAGGCTTCATATTGAACAGGATCTCGCTTTAAGGAATTTTGAAAAACGGAAAATACTCGCCTTGATCGTTAGTCTCATGCAGAGAACGAATATCCGTATCGGAAATACTATTTATGAAAAACTATATGGCTCATTTGGACTAACCACTTTAAAGGGTAAACATGTTGAAATCAAAGGACAAAAAATAACTTTTTCATTCAAAGGAAAGAAAGGCATTTTACATCATGTTGATCTCAGAAGTAAAAGATTGGCAAGACTGGTACAAAAATGTAAGGATATTCCCGGCAGGGAACTTTTCCAGTATCTGGATGATGAAGGAAACCGGCATTCTATAGACTCCGGAATGGTCAATGACTATATTAAGGAAATAAGCGGTGATGATTTTACAGCCAAAGATTTCAGAACCTGGTCTGGAACGGTGAATGCTTTGATTGCTTTCAAAGAAATAGGATATGCTGAAAATGATACACAATATAAAAAAAATGTAAAGGAAGCCCTAGATATTGTTGCTGAACATCTGGGAAATACCAATACTGTCTGCAGAAAATATTATGTTCATCCTTTAGTGATCAATCTTTACGAAAACAACACCATCAAAAAATATCTTGACGAACTGGAAATCATTGAAGAAAATGATGGAAAGGCAGACTTAACGAAGGAAGAAAAGCTAGTGATTAAGATTCTGGAAAATGAAAAGTTATAG
- a CDS encoding helix-turn-helix domain-containing protein — protein MEVLSNFQYKKLFLPNITEKILANNADIQLYRIENYLKGILMPVIPYRTTFNFIIFVTNGHIKQYLENKEYHAEKGGVIFIKQGTITATVELSDDIEGFFLAYENNILSEQELPKHKSSIFFMTPFLNLDSLTYGTITQLLPIMEQELWLNNLNINDVVVTMLHLILIKMLSTDSDTHHKSATRPMELSLQFRDLLFKYHVGEKRVAFYAYKLSVTESYLNKCVKSVTQKSPKQWINEIDINYSKALLHSSKDIAEIAYELNFHTASHFTQLFKKIAGITPKEYRAQFLNNRVSG, from the coding sequence ATGGAAGTATTATCCAATTTTCAGTATAAAAAACTTTTTCTGCCCAATATCACGGAGAAAATACTAGCTAATAATGCAGATATACAGCTTTACCGGATAGAAAATTACCTTAAAGGAATTTTGATGCCAGTGATCCCATACCGTACTACATTTAACTTTATTATTTTCGTTACCAACGGACATATCAAGCAATATCTTGAAAATAAAGAATATCATGCTGAAAAAGGCGGCGTAATTTTTATTAAACAAGGAACGATTACTGCTACGGTAGAACTTTCCGATGATATTGAAGGATTCTTTCTTGCCTACGAAAATAATATCCTCTCTGAGCAGGAATTACCCAAACATAAGAGCAGTATTTTCTTTATGACCCCTTTCCTGAATCTGGATAGTCTGACCTATGGAACGATTACACAACTTCTTCCCATTATGGAACAGGAATTATGGCTGAATAATCTGAATATTAATGATGTTGTAGTCACGATGCTTCATCTTATTCTGATCAAAATGCTGAGCACAGATTCAGATACTCATCATAAATCAGCTACACGTCCGATGGAGCTGTCTCTTCAGTTTCGGGATCTTTTATTCAAATATCATGTGGGAGAAAAGCGGGTGGCCTTTTATGCATACAAACTATCCGTAACAGAAAGTTACTTGAATAAATGTGTGAAAAGTGTGACTCAAAAATCCCCCAAACAATGGATCAACGAGATTGATATCAATTACAGCAAGGCACTACTGCATTCCAGTAAAGACATTGCGGAAATTGCCTACGAGTTGAATTTCCATACAGCTTCTCATTTTACCCAGCTTTTCAAAAAAATTGCAGGAATTACACCGAAGGAATACAGAGCTCAGTTTTTGAACAATAGAGTTTCGGGATAG
- a CDS encoding TonB-dependent receptor gives MKITKIAAAFLVMTFSGKMMAQEAEKQLQIKDAEDKFPIADVLVKYDHGNSHTHTGTDGTFTVPVKSLPDTLIISRQGYDEVKWVVTHDDDKNKVIFLQHKPFQISEVAINHSSFLSAITKVDLNKFPVNSAQDLLRKVPGLFIAQHAGGGKAEQLFLRGFDADHGTDVSVNVDGMPVNIVSHAHGQGYSDLHFVIPETVNNIDFGKGAYYMDRGDFNTAGYVDFQTYNGLKNSMIKLEGGSFNSKRVLGMFNILHDDLGRKNAYIAAEYNYTDGPFDVKQNFNRVNIFGKYNQWLTDNDYFNIQFSTFNSSWNASGQIPERAVDEGIIGRWGSIDPTEGGKTSRTNLQMNFKHIISSSEQIDAMAFYSKYNFNLYSDFTFFLKDKDHGDEIQQTDGRNIYGAEVKYTKSFSLPNSSLNWISGIGLRNDDINTLQLNHVYHRDMLLDRLSDVNGTETNLHAYSGLIWKTGKWTINPAVRVDHFIFNMHNLLDPEQLPSGQSKEATRVSPKLNFSYAQNDNVMWFLKTGMGFHSNDMRVVVTNKNENTLPYSIGADFGVRLHPLKSLIITPAVWYMDLQQEFVYVGDDAVVEPSGRSRRFGADLGIRFQPLENFYLNADINYSHARFIEEEKGQDYIPLAPVVTSTGSVNWDFLKGFSLGLQYRYLGERPAVEDNSIKTKAYFVNDLMLSYNRQKWGANIQVNNLFNVKWNEAQFATETQLKGEAEPITDLTYTPGSPFGVRVGVYYKF, from the coding sequence ATGAAAATAACTAAAATAGCAGCCGCTTTTCTTGTCATGACATTCAGTGGAAAAATGATGGCACAAGAGGCAGAAAAGCAGTTGCAGATCAAAGATGCAGAAGACAAATTTCCAATAGCAGACGTATTGGTGAAATATGACCACGGGAACTCTCACACTCATACGGGAACAGACGGTACTTTTACGGTTCCTGTCAAATCACTTCCTGATACTTTAATCATCAGCCGTCAGGGATATGATGAGGTAAAATGGGTGGTTACCCATGATGATGATAAAAACAAAGTTATCTTTTTACAGCATAAACCATTTCAGATCTCCGAAGTTGCTATTAATCATAGTTCTTTTTTATCTGCAATTACGAAGGTCGATTTGAATAAATTTCCTGTTAATTCAGCACAGGATTTATTAAGAAAAGTACCAGGATTGTTTATTGCACAACATGCTGGAGGAGGAAAGGCTGAGCAGCTTTTTTTAAGAGGATTTGATGCCGATCATGGAACTGATGTAAGCGTGAATGTAGATGGAATGCCCGTGAATATTGTCTCTCATGCTCATGGACAAGGATATTCTGATCTTCACTTTGTAATTCCTGAAACGGTAAATAATATTGATTTTGGAAAAGGAGCTTATTATATGGACCGGGGAGATTTCAATACGGCTGGGTATGTAGACTTTCAAACGTATAATGGCTTAAAAAATAGTATGATTAAGCTTGAAGGTGGTTCATTCAATTCAAAAAGAGTTTTGGGGATGTTCAATATTCTGCATGATGATCTGGGAAGAAAGAATGCTTATATCGCAGCAGAATATAATTATACAGACGGACCTTTCGATGTAAAACAAAATTTCAACAGGGTTAATATTTTCGGGAAGTATAACCAATGGCTTACCGATAACGATTACTTCAATATTCAGTTTTCAACATTCAATTCCTCATGGAATGCTTCCGGGCAGATTCCGGAACGTGCGGTAGACGAAGGAATCATAGGCAGATGGGGAAGTATTGATCCTACCGAAGGAGGGAAAACTTCCAGAACAAATCTTCAGATGAACTTTAAACATATTATTTCTTCTTCTGAACAGATTGATGCGATGGCTTTCTATTCAAAATATAACTTCAACTTATATTCTGATTTTACATTCTTTTTAAAAGATAAAGATCACGGAGATGAAATTCAGCAGACCGACGGAAGAAATATCTATGGTGCAGAAGTAAAATATACCAAAAGCTTCTCTCTTCCGAATAGTTCATTAAACTGGATTTCCGGAATTGGTCTAAGAAATGATGATATCAATACCTTACAACTGAACCACGTTTACCACAGAGATATGCTGCTTGACAGACTGTCTGATGTAAACGGAACAGAAACCAATCTTCATGCCTATTCAGGTTTGATTTGGAAAACGGGAAAATGGACGATTAATCCAGCAGTAAGGGTTGACCATTTTATCTTCAATATGCATAATCTGCTGGATCCCGAACAGCTGCCTTCAGGGCAATCAAAAGAAGCAACAAGAGTAAGTCCTAAGCTGAACTTTTCGTATGCCCAGAATGATAACGTCATGTGGTTCCTGAAAACAGGGATGGGATTCCATTCTAATGATATGAGAGTAGTAGTGACCAATAAAAATGAGAATACTCTTCCTTATTCCATTGGAGCTGATTTCGGAGTAAGATTACACCCGTTAAAATCATTGATTATTACTCCTGCCGTGTGGTATATGGATCTTCAGCAAGAGTTTGTATATGTAGGAGACGATGCCGTAGTAGAGCCATCCGGAAGGTCAAGACGTTTCGGAGCTGATCTGGGAATCCGTTTTCAGCCGTTGGAAAACTTTTATCTGAATGCAGACATCAATTATTCTCATGCAAGATTTATTGAAGAAGAAAAAGGACAGGATTATATTCCATTGGCACCCGTAGTGACCAGTACAGGATCTGTAAACTGGGATTTCCTAAAAGGATTTTCTTTAGGCCTTCAGTACCGTTATCTTGGTGAAAGACCAGCCGTAGAAGACAACAGTATTAAAACAAAAGCTTATTTCGTTAATGATCTGATGCTGTCTTACAACCGTCAGAAGTGGGGAGCAAACATTCAGGTTAACAACCTGTTTAATGTAAAATGGAATGAAGCCCAGTTTGCTACAGAAACCCAATTGAAAGGCGAAGCCGAACCTATCACAGACCTTACCTATACACCGGGAAGCCCGTTTGGGGTTAGAGTGGGTGTATATTACAAGTTCTAG
- a CDS encoding urea transporter codes for MNEFFKKLPFLDNVLKGIGQIMLQENRWTGLLFLIGIFMGSWECGVAVLLSTAAGTFTAMKLKYNQSEINAGLYGFSAALVGVALAFLFETTILIWVLIILGGALAAVIQHFFIQKKIPVFTFPFIVITWILVFSLHHFTHIPPSAMLSAEVIPSKYDDFLTCTNGFGEVIFQGGILSGMIFFLAVFISSPIAALYGLAASILGAGLSQLNGEPIQEIHMGLFGFNAVLSAIVFSGVKKTDGLWVLIAVLLTIIIDDLLIDNHCLDAVGGVFTFPFVAGTWITLLIQKVILKAKA; via the coding sequence ATGAACGAATTTTTCAAAAAACTACCTTTTTTAGACAATGTTTTAAAAGGAATCGGGCAGATTATGCTTCAGGAAAACAGATGGACTGGCCTTCTGTTTCTGATAGGAATCTTTATGGGGAGCTGGGAATGTGGAGTTGCGGTATTGCTTTCAACAGCGGCCGGAACATTTACAGCGATGAAGCTTAAATATAATCAATCTGAAATTAATGCTGGACTGTACGGTTTCAGTGCAGCGCTTGTAGGAGTAGCATTGGCCTTTTTATTTGAAACAACAATCTTAATTTGGGTACTTATTATATTAGGCGGAGCATTGGCAGCTGTTATTCAGCATTTTTTTATCCAAAAGAAAATTCCGGTATTTACTTTTCCTTTCATTGTGATTACATGGATCTTGGTATTTTCCTTACATCATTTTACACATATTCCACCATCTGCCATGTTGAGCGCTGAGGTGATTCCTTCAAAATACGATGACTTTCTTACCTGTACCAATGGTTTTGGGGAAGTGATCTTTCAGGGTGGTATACTTTCAGGAATGATTTTCTTTCTGGCGGTTTTTATCAGTTCACCCATTGCTGCATTGTATGGATTAGCAGCTTCTATTTTAGGAGCCGGATTATCACAATTAAATGGGGAGCCTATTCAAGAAATCCACATGGGATTATTCGGATTTAATGCGGTACTTTCAGCTATTGTATTTTCTGGCGTTAAAAAAACAGATGGTTTATGGGTACTGATCGCCGTTCTTTTAACGATTATCATTGATGATCTTCTCATCGATAATCACTGTCTGGATGCAGTAGGTGGAGTATTTACTTTCCCATTCGTAGCCGGAACATGGATAACCCTTTTAATTCAAAAAGTAATTCTTAAAGCAAAGGCATAG